The proteins below come from a single Triticum aestivum cultivar Chinese Spring chromosome 5D, IWGSC CS RefSeq v2.1, whole genome shotgun sequence genomic window:
- the LOC123125260 gene encoding putative cyclin-F1-1, giving the protein MLLQPMYDPRQAAVPAVHPVSWVMGARRENLGLKCADPYQPDVDADLRAKERDPREHPDADYMSKMQQGHISPSMRAELVLWMDAFARHLGGLPEGTLCRAVAYLDRVLSVRPVPAHDEALQLVAAAAVSLGAKHEQFASGRRLNAEVVQAFLGTTVHVVEEMEWELFMDLGCAMDGPTAYTFVEHFTRFFGREDVFLVRSLALRLVNLTLGFFGFVGRILPSAVAASALFLARQILGVQLSDHLEEVTGYKAVDLMGCICAIEKLLPKKNV; this is encoded by the coding sequence ATGCTGCTCCAGCCGATGTACGACCCGCGGCAAGCCGCCGTCCCGGCCGTTCATCCCGTCTCTTGGGTCATGGGCGCCCGACGAGAAAACCTGGGGCTCAAGTGCGCGGATCCCTACCAGCCTGATGTCGACGCGGACCTCCGGGCCAAGGAAAGGGACCCCAGGGAGCACCCTGACGCCGACTACATGTCCAAGATGCAGCAGGGCCACATCAGCCCATCCATGCGCGCCGAGCTCGTGCTCTGGATGGACGCCTTCGCCCGCCACCTCGGCGGACTCCCGGAGGGCACGCTCTGCCGCGCCGTCGCCTACCTCGACCGCGTCTTGTCCGTTCGCCCCGTGCCGGCCCACGACGAGGCGCTCCAGCTCGTGGctgccgccgccgtctccctcgggGCTAAGCACGAGCAGTTCGCCAGCGGGCGGAGGCTCAACGCCGAAGTCGTCCAGGCATTCCTCGGGACCACCGTGCACGTGGTGGAGGAGATGGAGTGGGAGCTCTTCATGGATCTCGGCTGCGCCATGGACGGCCCGACCGCGTACACCTTCGTCGAACACTTCACGAGGTTCTTCGGGCGAGAAGATGTGTTTTTGGTGAGGTCCCTGGCGCTTCGTCTGGTCAACTTGACGTTGGGGTTTTTCGGGTTCGTTGGGCGGATCCTGCCGTCCGCCGTGGCTGCATCGGCGCTGTTCCTCGCCAGGCAGATCCTCGGCGTGCAGTTGAGTGACCATCTGGAGGAGGTGACGGGGTACAAGGCGGTGGACTTGATGGGTTGCATATGCGCCATAGAGAAGCTGCTTCCTAAGAAAAATGTCTAA